From the genome of Bradyrhizobium sp. ORS 278:
AACCGCCGCGCGGCGGCACGCGCGGATTGACAAAGAGGGGCGGCATCGGGCCGGCCTCGCTGTAGACCTGATATGAGCTTGTCTGCCGATACACCGCTGCACCCCATCGCCATCATCGGCGCCGGCATGGCCGGGCTCGCCTGCGCGCGGCGGCTGGCGGCCGCGGGGCAGGCGGTGGTGCTGTTCGACAAGGGCCGCGCGCCAGGCGGACGACTGGCAACGCGGCGCGCGGAGGACTTTCAGTTCGACCACGGCGCGCAATATGTCACGGCCCGTGACGACGGCTTCGCGGCCGATCTCGCCAATCTCGCTGCTGGCGGCTCAGCAGCTCCCTGGGAGGCTGGCGCCGCCGGCGCATGGGTCGGCACGCCCGGCATGTCGGCGCTGGCGCGGGCCTTCGCCGCCGGCTTGACGATCCACTGCGGCACACCGGTGACGGCGTTGACGCGCACACCCGATGGCTGGCGGCTGGAGGTCGGCGAGACCGCGCATCGCGCGGTCCGCGTGGTGCTGACGCTGCCGGCGCCGCAGGCGGCTTCGCTGCTCGGCGACGATCCCCTGGCGGCGCGGCTGGCGCCGGTGCGGATCGCGCCGTGCTAGACCTTGATGGCGGCGGTGAGCGCGCCTGCGCCCTTCGTGGTCCGGCGCGATGACGCCGCAGACCTCGCCTGGATCGCGCATGATGGCGCCAAGCCCGGCCGCTCCGCGCAGGACGGGATCTCGACCTGGGTGGCGCAGGCGAGCGAAGCCTTCAGCATCACGCATCTGGAGCGCGCGCCCGAGGCGGTCCGGGCGCTGATGCTGCCATCCCTGCTGTCGGCGATCGGCAGTGACGTCTCCGCGGTGCGCTTCGCCGCCGCGCATCGCTGGCGCTTTGCGCGGGTCACCACGCCGCTTGGCACGCCGTTCCTGCGCGATGAGTCCGGCACGCTCTATCTCGGCGGCGACTGGTGCCTCGCTGCGCGGGTCGAGGCCGCCCATGCCAGCGGATGCGCCATCGCCGATGCGCTGCTGGCCACGGCATGAAAGCGGCCTTGCACATCGCGCAACGCGCGGCGCGCCTCCACGCCGCGCGGCGAAGAAGATCGATATCACCAGGGTGGTCCGGGAAGGCGTCAGCCGATCCGGATCCACGCGCCCTTCGCTGCCGACGACCTCACCGCCGCATCGATGAACTTCACGCCGGCCAGGCCGTCCTCGACCGTCGGGAACAGCACCTCGTGATGGGGCCTGTCTCCGGTTCTCGCGGCGCGGATGGCGTGCGCGGCCTCGGCATAGATGGTCGCAAAGCCTTCCAGATAACCCTCGGGGTGGCCGGAGGGGATGCGGGTGACGCGCGCGGCCGCGCCGATCGCGCCGGCGCCACCGCGGGTGAGCAGCTGCTTGGGCCGACCATAGGGCGTGAACCAGAGCTGGTTCGGATTCTCCTGGGCCCATTCGAGCCCGCCCTTGCTGCCGGAGATGCGCAAACTCAGGCCGTTCTCGTGACCGACGGCGACCTGGCTCGCCCACAGCATGCCCTTGGCGCCTCCCTTCCAGCGCAGCAGGATCTGGACGTCGTCGTCGAGGCGCCGCCCCGGCACGAAGGTCGTCAGCTGCGCGAGCAGCTCATCGAGCGCGAGGCCGCTGACGAAGCAGGCGAGATTGTAGGCATGGGTGCCGATGTCGCCGATGCATCCGCCGGGTCCGGAGCGCGCTGGGTCGGTGCGCCACGCCGCCTGCTTGTGATCGCTCTGCTCCAGCCGCTCGGTCAGCCAGTCCTGCAGGTACTCCGCCTGCACCAGGCGGATGTCGCCGAGTTCGCCGCTCGCGACCATCGCGCGCGCCTGCCGCACCATCGGATAGCCGGTGTAGTTGTGCGTCACGACGAACACCTTGCCCGTCGATCGGACCAGCGCCACCAGCTCCTCGGCTTCCGCGACAGTCGTCGTCAGCGGCTTGTCGCAGATGACGTGGATGCCGGCGCGCAGGAAAGCTTTCGCAACGGGAGCATGCATGTGGTTCGGCGTGACGATCGCGACCGCCTCGATCCCGTCGGCGCGCGCGGCTTCGGCCCGGGCCATCTCTTCGAACGAGCCATAGGCGCGATCGTCGGCGATGCC
Proteins encoded in this window:
- a CDS encoding FAD-dependent oxidoreductase; this translates as MSLSADTPLHPIAIIGAGMAGLACARRLAAAGQAVVLFDKGRAPGGRLATRRAEDFQFDHGAQYVTARDDGFAADLANLAAGGSAAPWEAGAAGAWVGTPGMSALARAFAAGLTIHCGTPVTALTRTPDGWRLEVGETAHRAVRVVLTLPAPQAASLLGDDPLAARLAPVRIAPC
- a CDS encoding Gfo/Idh/MocA family protein — protein: MAITASQEAGRHDRIRLGMVGGGQGAFIGAVHRIAARIDDQFELIAGALASDPARAKASAKEIGIADDRAYGSFEEMARAEAARADGIEAVAIVTPNHMHAPVAKAFLRAGIHVICDKPLTTTVAEAEELVALVRSTGKVFVVTHNYTGYPMVRQARAMVASGELGDIRLVQAEYLQDWLTERLEQSDHKQAAWRTDPARSGPGGCIGDIGTHAYNLACFVSGLALDELLAQLTTFVPGRRLDDDVQILLRWKGGAKGMLWASQVAVGHENGLSLRISGSKGGLEWAQENPNQLWFTPYGRPKQLLTRGGAGAIGAAARVTRIPSGHPEGYLEGFATIYAEAAHAIRAARTGDRPHHEVLFPTVEDGLAGVKFIDAAVRSSAAKGAWIRIG